The nucleotide sequence TTGTTGTGGGAACCCACGCCGTCATCCGGGATGACGTGGAATTCAAAAATCTGGGGTTTGCAATAATTGACGAGCAGCACAGGTTTGGTGTGTTACAAAGGAAAAACCTTGTGGATAAAGGGTATAACCCCGATATACTTCTCATGACGGCTACACCTATACCCCGAACACTTGCGCTGACGTTTTACGGAGATCTCAATGTCTCCATTATTGATGAAATGCCTCCCGGCCGTTCCCCTGTTAAAACAAAAAGTTTTTCCGCAAATAATTTTGATAAAGTCCTTGAACTAACTGAGAAAGAGCTGGAGAAAGGCAACAGAGCATACTTTATATATCCCTTAATCGATGAGAGTGAAAAAATTGATTTAAAAGATGCAACCAAAAATTTTGAATACATTAGTTTGCGTTTCAGCGGTTACAATGTTGCACTTTTGCACGGAAGGATGAAAGCTTCTGAAAAAAACAGTCTTATGACTGCATTTAAAAACGGAAATATCGATGTACTCGTCTCAACCACAGTGGTGGAAGTTGGAGTGGATATACCGGATGCAACTGTCATGGTTATAGAAAATGCAGAACGTTTTGGTCTTTCCCAGTTACATCAATTGAGGGGCAGGGTGGGCAGAAGCAATAAAGAGTCATACTGTTATCTTGTTTATTCGGATAAAATTTCAGATGACGGCAAAACACGTCTTAATTCCATGGTATCCACTAATGACGGGTTTAAACTTTCGGAAGTGGATTTGGAAATACGGGGCCCGGGAGATTTTTTTGGTACCCGTCAGTCGGGGCTGCCTGAGTTCAGATTTTCGAATATTGTCAGAGATGTCCCGATACTGAACAAAGCGCGGAACGATGCGGATAATATTCTGAAACATGACCCGTTTCTGGAAAAGCCGGAGCATATTATTTTGAAAGAAATTTTACATTTCAGATGGAAGCAGGCTTTGGATTTAACGAACATTGGCTGAATTCATGTGGTTGAGTAGTGTATTGGTGTGTAGGCATATTGTTTGATTGGGCATTTGACTTTGAACTTTGAACGATGAGCCGACTTATCACACATTACGTGTCACGTTTTTACGCATTACGGCTTTTTAAATACAAAAATTTTGCGGGGCTGCCAGTTAAATGTGTTGATTAAGCATTCATGATATTATATAATTTAATAAAACATTCAGGAGGTCGCCGATGCAGCTTTTAAAATTAACGGAAGAGCAACTGAAGAACATTTCCAGCGGAATCACTCTGCAGAGGGCAGAAAATTATGTGGGTAAATTTTACGAATGTGAAATTGAGGGAAACAGGCTGAGAGGAAAAATAAAAGGGAACCATGGAGTATATAATGTTGAACTGATAATTGATTCAGACCCACTTGATTTTAAATGCGACTGTTCATCATCAAAGGAAATGTTTTGTAAACACGCTGCTGCATTGGGCTTAACATATATTTATACACCCTGGGTTTTCACTACTGAAGAAGAACTCGATAGAAATAAAATATCCACTACCGGAGAACTTCAATTTTATTTGAAATCGGTAAAGCTGAAGGATCTTGTGGATGAGTTAAAAAGATGCTGCATTGGAGTATCAGCACTGGCTGATTTGACGGGAATTTCACTTCAGCAGCTGTCCATGATTATCAAAGATGACCAGAACGGCAAAAACCATACATTGACTATTCCCCTTAAACTTTCCTGCCTTTATCTTATTGAAAGGGGTGTGGAGGCTGAATAATAATATTGTTTTTATCTGGTTGTATGCTGAGATAAATATAATCTGTGATAATGCTTCCAGTTTACAGGAATTTGGACAATAAGTTCATTTACCGCAGCATATATTTTATTGTGGTTTATGCCGTACAGGAAAAGATCACGGGTAACATCGACATCGATTTTACAGTAATCGATTATTTTTTTTATCTGGCCTTCTTTATACCATTTCAATGCCTGCAGCCCGTCAGCCGATTTTTGGGCATTAATTGTTGCCTGGGCAAGATTGTCCAGAGAAAACCGGCGTCCGGTGATGTTTCGTATGTCCTGAAGCAGATCAATCTTTATTACAGTTTTTAGAATTCTGTTGAAATCTTCAGGTGTATCTTTTGCATAGCCTGAAATTACTTTGAAATCAAAATTGATAATATTAAAACCGATAACCGCTTTTGCTGCGGCCAGCTTTTTAATAAAGTCTCCTATATCATTTTCTTCATAAATATAGTATTTTTCATGAACCATGGAATATGCCACGAGTGCTGAAATTCCCATTTTATCAGCGTTTTTCCAACCTCCCACCTCGTCGGCCGAATATTTTGTTTCCACATCGAATACAAATACATCATCGTCTTTTTCAGAGATTCTTTTTGCATTGGCTGGAATTTCCCTAATTTTTCCTTTGCGACTGTTTAAGGAATTCTCTTGCAGTAAATGCTCAATAAGGAATTCTGCACCTTTTTTATCCAGAGGATAATTTCCTGACCCGCATTTAGGCGAATAAATACAAGACGGGCAGCCTTCTTCACAATCGCAGGATTTTATCATTTTCAATGTTCTTTCAAGAAGAGGTCTTATTATTTCAAAAACCCTGCTGCATATTCCTGCCCCACCTGCATACGAATCATAAATAAAAACAGCCGAAGACTCCAGCTGAGGGTGTAACGGGTATGAAATACCGGCAATGTCGGAGCGGTCACACAGTACAAAAGAAGGCGCCATAGCAATAAGCGAGTGCTCCAGTGCATGAATACTACCCATGAAATTAAAATTGTTTTCCTCTACCTTTTCTCTGGCTTTCTCTGTCACAATAAGATAAAAACCTTTTGTTTCAAACTGCACCGGTTCTTTTTCCAAATCAATTGTCTGGAGTTTTTCACCGGTTTTACCCGAAATCTTATCATATCCTGTCAGCTGTTCGGAAACCTGAAGATTACAAAATCCGGCATGTATATTTTTATCATCAGAATCCATCTCTTTGGATAAAATCATGGTTTCTTTGTTTATTTTGGGCATTGTATAATAATTTCCCCTGAAAGGATCCAAATAAATTTCTTTTTTATTGTGATCAACACGTTTAACGATAAAGTAATCTCCCCGATGAAGATAAACAGCATTTTCAAAGTGCTCTGTGTACAGCCTTCTACCTGAGTTGGTACCTATTACAATGCCGTTGCATACAAGTGTATATGTATCTCCGGCCATCCTGAAATCAACATTTTTATGAGGATATCTTTCCAGGGATACATATTTGAGTCCGTCCTTATCTGTGAAAAGTCTGCCTTCCGAAGCAAGTTTTTCTATATCGTTTTTCATGATATCATAATACCGCTCATTCTTTCCAACTGGCTTTTCATTAGCTGCACAGAGTATGTGTTTGCTGTTGATATTCGTGTTTTCCCTGTCGATAGTCACCACTTCGTATTTATCGGTGAAAAGCTCCTCAGGATTTTTTGCGTAATATTGGTCCAAAGCATCTTTAGAAGTTATCAGGCAGATAAGTGAATCTTTACTGCTTCGTCCTGAACGTCCGGCTCTCTGCCAGAGACTCATTAATGATCCCGGGTATCCCACCAGTATTGTTGAATCCACACCGCCGACATCTATCCCCATTTCGATAGCGGAAGTTGCCACAACAGCTTTTAATGTATCCTTATGAAAAGCCTGCTCGATTTTACGTCTTTCTTCGGGAAGAAAGCCAGCTCTGTATGAGGAAACAACATTTTTCCGGGAGGGATCACCTGCTACAAGCTTGGCATAAATTTTTTCTGTCTGCTTTCTGGATTTTGTGAAACAGATGGTCTTGACTCCGGAATCAAGATTAATTTTCAGAAGGTATTGGGCAAGCGCAGATTCAGGAATATCCGGATTAAAAATTAAGACATTTTTTTTCCCTCTCTCGGCACCATTTTTATTTATATGATAAAATTTACGTCCAGTAAAATTTTCAACCAAATCCACCGGGTTACCAATAGTAGCAGATGCACATACAAACTGCACATTGGGCACTAAGCGAAGAAACCTTTGAAGCAGGTTGTATGCCTGTGTGCCGAAGATGCCTTTATAAGTGTGGATTTCATCGATTACAACATATTTGAGATTATCAAGGAAATTCCGCCATTCGGATATTCCGGGAAGCATACTGTAATGGATAATATCCAGATTTGAGATAATAACGTTGGGCGGGGTTTTTAAAATTTTCCGTCTGTTTTGTTTCCCTGTGTCCCCGTCTACAATCTCTGCTGTAAGTTTCTCTCCCAGAGGTATCTGCTCAGCAAGAGTTTCGAATGCTTTTTTCTGATCGTAACCGAGTGCTTTTATTGGAAAAAGATAAAGGGCTTTTACAGACGGATTGTTTATCATATCTTCCATAATGGGAAGGTTGTAACACAATGTTTTCCCTGAAGCTGCCGGAGTCGTTATTAATGTGTCACGGCCTGATTTAATGGCCTGATAAGCATCTGCCTGGTGGGAGTATAAGGACTTTATCCCGAATTTTTCCAGAGCTGAATGAAGAAGCAGAGATTCAACATTCTCTTTGTAGTCAACCAGAGCAGGGGGCTTGGGTGGAATTTCCCGCTCAAAAACAAGATTCGAAGAAAATTTACCGTTTTTAATATATCTTATTACATTATCAATCATAGAGTTTCATTTGTGTATAGTCTGCAGATTCGTGACCGGCGCGGACGGATCAGTTTAAATAGTCCGACAGCTTTCTTTTCATAGCTTTTTTTCTCAGTTTGGCGAGAGCTCTTGATTCCACCTGCCTGACTCTTTCTCTGCTTATTTGAAGCATCTCACCAACCTCTTCAAGGGTTTTGGGAGCTTCTCCCTCCATTCCGAATCTCCACTTTATTATTTTGGCTTCACGCTCGGAAAGTTCATCTACAATTTCACTGAGAGCCTCTGTAAGTGTTCCGTGGATGATTTCCTGCTCAACGCTGCCTGTTTCGGATTCAAGCAGATCGATGAAGCTCTTGTCTTCACCCTCTTTTATGGGGACTTCAAGGGAAAGATAATTTCTGGACACTCTTAATATGTTTTCAATATCCTCTGTGTCCATATCAAGATACTGTGATAGTTCATATGGAGTGGGCTCCTTGCCGTTTTCCTTTGTGAGTTTTTCCACTGCTTCATTTATCTTATAAAGTATACTTGCCTGTTTGATAGGAAGTTTAACCGTTCCGGACTGCTCGGCCAAAGCCTGAATAATGGCTTGCCTTATCCACCATACTGCATACGAGATGAATTTGACACCTCTTTCAGGATCAAAACGTTTTGCCGCTTCCACCAAACCAACATTACCCTGATTAATCAAATCGGTCATGCTTATTCCTGAGTTTTTATACCTGTTAGCAATTGAAACTACAAACTTAAGGTTGCTCAGGATAAGTTTATTCAATGCTTCCTCATCACCATCCTGAATCCGCTTCCCAAGTTCATACTCCTCTTCACGGGAGAGGGGGGAAAACTGAGAAATTTTATTGAGATAACTTTTGAGCATGTCGTCAGAAACAGGGGCAAGAGCAGAGGGATCTTCTTCAAGTTTCTTTTCCAACTCTTTCGAGTCTTCCTCCACATCGTTCTCTAAAAGTTCGTCCTCTTCCTCTGCAATTTCTTCTTTCAGATTTTTTTCCGACATAATCTCTCCGAAAATATTTATCTTTAATGATAGTTACTATATGATTTTGTTCATAATTATAGCACAAAAAAAAGTAAAGGGGAAATATTTCCCCTTTATCTTATTCCAGAACAAGTGAATTGTCTTTTATGGAGGCTTTCACTTCCTGGTTATTTGTGATATTGCCTTTGATAATTTCATCGGCTATCTTGTTTTCTATCAGCTTTTGTATAGCTCTTTTCATCGGTCTTGCACCAAATTTAGGATCGTATCCGGCTTTTACCACTTTTTCCACAACGGAATCATCATAATTGAAGTTTATCATATTTTCACTTAATCGTTTGGCAAAGTCATCCAGCAGAAGCTTTGCTATCTCTTTCAGATGTTCATTGCTCAGCGGATGGAATACAATAATATCATCCACCCGGTTAATAAATTCCGGTTTGAAGTGTTTGGAAAGCTGATTGAAAACCAGAGCATTTATTCTGCTGTATTCGTCTTCCCAGTCCAAATCGCCCGTAAATTCTTCCTGTATCAAGTCACTTGCGATATTTGAAGTCATTATAACGACAGTGTTTCTGAAACTGACAGTTCTTCCCTTGGAATCTGTCAATCTGCCGTCATCAAGAATCTGCAGCAGGATGTTGAATACGTC is from Flexistipes sinusarabici DSM 4947 and encodes:
- a CDS encoding sigma-70 family RNA polymerase sigma factor; translated protein: MSEKNLKEEIAEEEDELLENDVEEDSKELEKKLEEDPSALAPVSDDMLKSYLNKISQFSPLSREEEYELGKRIQDGDEEALNKLILSNLKFVVSIANRYKNSGISMTDLINQGNVGLVEAAKRFDPERGVKFISYAVWWIRQAIIQALAEQSGTVKLPIKQASILYKINEAVEKLTKENGKEPTPYELSQYLDMDTEDIENILRVSRNYLSLEVPIKEGEDKSFIDLLESETGSVEQEIIHGTLTEALSEIVDELSEREAKIIKWRFGMEGEAPKTLEEVGEMLQISRERVRQVESRALAKLRKKAMKRKLSDYLN
- a CDS encoding DEAD/DEAH box helicase, whose protein sequence is MIDNVIRYIKNGKFSSNLVFEREIPPKPPALVDYKENVESLLLHSALEKFGIKSLYSHQADAYQAIKSGRDTLITTPAASGKTLCYNLPIMEDMINNPSVKALYLFPIKALGYDQKKAFETLAEQIPLGEKLTAEIVDGDTGKQNRRKILKTPPNVIISNLDIIHYSMLPGISEWRNFLDNLKYVVIDEIHTYKGIFGTQAYNLLQRFLRLVPNVQFVCASATIGNPVDLVENFTGRKFYHINKNGAERGKKNVLIFNPDIPESALAQYLLKINLDSGVKTICFTKSRKQTEKIYAKLVAGDPSRKNVVSSYRAGFLPEERRKIEQAFHKDTLKAVVATSAIEMGIDVGGVDSTILVGYPGSLMSLWQRAGRSGRSSKDSLICLITSKDALDQYYAKNPEELFTDKYEVVTIDRENTNINSKHILCAANEKPVGKNERYYDIMKNDIEKLASEGRLFTDKDGLKYVSLERYPHKNVDFRMAGDTYTLVCNGIVIGTNSGRRLYTEHFENAVYLHRGDYFIVKRVDHNKKEIYLDPFRGNYYTMPKINKETMILSKEMDSDDKNIHAGFCNLQVSEQLTGYDKISGKTGEKLQTIDLEKEPVQFETKGFYLIVTEKAREKVEENNFNFMGSIHALEHSLIAMAPSFVLCDRSDIAGISYPLHPQLESSAVFIYDSYAGGAGICSRVFEIIRPLLERTLKMIKSCDCEEGCPSCIYSPKCGSGNYPLDKKGAEFLIEHLLQENSLNSRKGKIREIPANAKRISEKDDDVFVFDVETKYSADEVGGWKNADKMGISALVAYSMVHEKYYIYEENDIGDFIKKLAAAKAVIGFNIINFDFKVISGYAKDTPEDFNRILKTVIKIDLLQDIRNITGRRFSLDNLAQATINAQKSADGLQALKWYKEGQIKKIIDYCKIDVDVTRDLFLYGINHNKIYAAVNELIVQIPVNWKHYHRLYLSQHTTR
- a CDS encoding SWIM zinc finger family protein, which produces MQLLKLTEEQLKNISSGITLQRAENYVGKFYECEIEGNRLRGKIKGNHGVYNVELIIDSDPLDFKCDCSSSKEMFCKHAAALGLTYIYTPWVFTTEEELDRNKISTTGELQFYLKSVKLKDLVDELKRCCIGVSALADLTGISLQQLSMIIKDDQNGKNHTLTIPLKLSCLYLIERGVEAE